A genome region from Actinomycetota bacterium includes the following:
- the coaBC gene encoding bifunctional phosphopantothenoylcysteine decarboxylase/phosphopantothenate--cysteine ligase CoaBC, with protein MKNKTILLGITGGIAAYKAVGLARRLTADGAIVRTIMTEAATEFVGPVSFSAVTGQPVAVAMFDDLADALFHVTASGEADLILVAPATADFIAKTAAGLAPDLLSSIVLAAGCPVLFAPAMNTRMLNNPATRENIRIIRERGIKTVGPVEGKLAKGYGQGRMADENDITAAAAACLKGRQTLRGKRVIVTAGGTQEAIDAVRYLGNRSSGKMGFALAEAAAARGAKVTLISAPADLVKPFGVEFVKAASAAEMRQAVIKRFAKTDIVIMAAAVADLRAETPAQDKIKKADLTELRLEPTEDILKELGARKTKQILIGFSAETSDLIRNAQKKLEQKNLDIIVANDISRPDIGLGSDFNQATILTKDGQILDTPRLPKTELAALIIDKFVAT; from the coding sequence TTGAAAAACAAAACCATCCTCTTGGGTATCACAGGCGGTATTGCCGCTTATAAAGCCGTCGGGCTGGCCAGACGGCTGACCGCCGACGGCGCCATCGTGCGAACTATCATGACAGAAGCCGCGACTGAATTTGTGGGCCCGGTTTCGTTTAGCGCTGTCACCGGGCAACCAGTCGCCGTGGCGATGTTCGATGATTTGGCCGACGCGCTATTTCACGTCACGGCCTCAGGTGAGGCCGACCTAATCCTGGTAGCACCGGCGACCGCGGATTTTATCGCCAAGACCGCGGCCGGACTCGCGCCTGACCTTTTGTCATCCATTGTTTTGGCCGCCGGTTGTCCCGTTTTATTCGCGCCGGCCATGAACACGCGGATGCTCAATAATCCGGCGACTCGGGAAAACATAAGGATTATTCGGGAGCGGGGCATTAAGACCGTCGGGCCGGTCGAGGGCAAGCTGGCGAAAGGATACGGACAAGGCCGGATGGCGGATGAGAACGATATCACGGCCGCGGCGGCGGCCTGCCTTAAGGGAAGACAAACGCTCAGGGGCAAGAGGGTAATCGTAACCGCCGGAGGCACCCAGGAAGCTATCGATGCCGTCAGATATCTTGGCAACAGAAGTTCGGGAAAAATGGGTTTTGCCTTAGCCGAGGCGGCCGCGGCCAGAGGCGCCAAAGTGACCTTGATATCGGCGCCAGCCGACCTGGTGAAACCGTTCGGCGTTGAATTCGTGAAAGCGGCGAGCGCCGCAGAAATGCGCCAAGCAGTTATCAAACGCTTTGCCAAAACGGATATTGTGATTATGGCGGCCGCCGTCGCGGACCTGCGGGCCGAGACGCCGGCTCAAGACAAGATCAAGAAAGCCGATTTGACGGAGTTAAGGCTTGAACCGACCGAAGACATTTTGAAAGAACTTGGCGCCAGGAAGACGAAGCAGATTCTGATAGGTTTTAGCGCCGAAACATCAGACCTGATAAGGAACGCGCAGAAAAAACTGGAACAAAAGAATCTCGACATAATCGTCGCGAACGATATCAGCCGTCCGGACATCGGGTTGGGATCTGATTTCAACCAGGCGACGATACTGACCAAAGACGGTCAGATTCTCGACACGCCGCGCTTGCCCAAGACGGAATTGGCGGCGTTGATAATAGACAAGTTTGTCGCGACATAG
- the ubiE gene encoding bifunctional demethylmenaquinone methyltransferase/2-methoxy-6-polyprenyl-1,4-benzoquinol methylase UbiE, translating into MAEKYDENSRRPEDVKRLFNNIAPSYDRLNRIVSFGLDKGWRREVAHETWEVECENILDVCAGSGDLSLELHRFWKGQAHIDALDFSKELIEAGRRKVEEAGVAEHISFIEGDALAMPFDDESYDALTIGFGFRNLQDRKKALAEFLRVLQPGGLLVVLEVTQPRRFLRPLYYLYMLRIVPFIAAVMRADKEAYKYLGRTIRAFPDAPEFAEMIKEAGFQEVKFRRLGLGTVAIHTGYKQA; encoded by the coding sequence TTGGCTGAGAAGTACGACGAGAATTCACGCCGTCCAGAAGACGTTAAAAGACTTTTTAACAACATTGCGCCGAGTTACGACCGTCTGAACAGGATAGTCAGCTTCGGCTTGGATAAAGGGTGGCGCCGGGAAGTCGCTCACGAGACTTGGGAAGTGGAATGCGAGAATATCCTGGACGTCTGCGCGGGATCGGGAGATCTTTCCCTGGAACTCCACCGCTTCTGGAAAGGGCAGGCGCATATTGACGCCCTGGATTTCTCCAAAGAGCTGATTGAGGCCGGCCGCCGGAAGGTTGAAGAGGCCGGCGTGGCGGAACATATCAGTTTTATCGAGGGCGACGCTCTGGCGATGCCGTTCGATGACGAATCATATGACGCATTGACAATAGGCTTCGGCTTCCGTAATCTGCAAGACAGAAAGAAAGCTCTGGCCGAGTTTTTAAGGGTGTTGCAGCCCGGCGGATTGCTGGTGGTCCTGGAAGTAACCCAGCCGAGGCGCTTCTTAAGACCGTTATATTACCTGTATATGCTAAGGATCGTACCGTTCATAGCGGCCGTTATGCGGGCTGACAAAGAAGCTTACAAGTACTTGGGCAGAACGATCAGGGCCTTTCCAGACGCGCCGGAGTTCGCGGAAATGATTAAGGAAGCCGGGTTTCAAGAGGTAAAGTTCAGACGACTCGGCTTGGGAACGGTCGCGATACATACGGGATATAAACAGGCGTAA
- a CDS encoding helix-turn-helix domain-containing protein, translating to MANNKEKNHEHHDEAAHDRIIEAAMAVFSEKGYRTATTREIADRADVNEVTIFRHFSSKEGLFEQTVQHYSPPPVLSKELEKKMTGDLTKDLTVLADRYLDAAVDSAPYIKLSIMELPRNPDLIRIVSLIPVELSTHVAEYLHDKRDKGEIPKADFELLAQMFYDMLFHYIISAKVFSDQSGTYSVGRKAFVSTTVSLFTSLLTKTTG from the coding sequence TTGGCTAACAACAAGGAAAAGAACCATGAACACCACGACGAAGCGGCGCACGACCGGATCATCGAGGCGGCCATGGCCGTTTTTAGCGAGAAGGGTTACCGCACCGCGACGACGCGAGAAATAGCCGACCGAGCCGACGTCAACGAGGTTACCATCTTCCGGCATTTCAGCTCCAAGGAAGGTCTGTTTGAACAGACGGTTCAACATTATTCACCGCCGCCTGTTCTGTCGAAGGAACTGGAAAAGAAGATGACGGGCGATTTGACGAAGGACCTCACCGTACTGGCCGACAGATATCTGGACGCGGCGGTTGACAGCGCTCCGTATATCAAACTCTCGATCATGGAACTGCCCCGCAACCCGGACCTGATCAGAATCGTGTCGCTTATCCCGGTTGAGTTAAGCACGCACGTGGCTGAATATCTCCACGATAAACGCGACAAAGGCGAGATCCCGAAGGCGGATTTCGAGCTTTTGGCCCAGATGTTTTACGACATGCTGTTTCACTACATTATTTCGGCCAAAGTCTTCTCGGATCAGTCAGGCACATATAGCGTGGGCAGGAAAGCCTTTGTGTCCACGACAGTCAGCCTCTTTACAAGTCTGCTGACGAAGACGACCGGGTAG
- a CDS encoding PIG-L family deacetylase has protein sequence MKRFKRLGALCVALAVVLTALPFAAPGCAASPVLNDPASIRTGLKLGRRDRLLIVAPHPDDEALSSAGLIQKALDLKIPVKVVLMTNGDGYKKAAVVDLKDPDPTAGDFQKLGGERHNETIAAMSRLGLARKDIYFLCYPDGGLEAMFTRNWDYGCAREGRNGCDTAPYTFSYEKQAQYCGQNVVKNLQSILSDFKPTTIVFPGAEDIHHDHWAANAFIEYTITMMRYRCRAFTYLVHRGKTWPQPTYFSPRDYLLPPLALTDSDAHWFKIPLTAAEESNKMKAVACYKSQLKLTAGYLESFIRRNELVAVYPDILIEPLKKEPDFFTHPALHGRVMIDPPLDTFLNDLAPFGDIRSVGFAYNTRKLWFTVDTQAGIHKGVTYAFHMRIFKKDKIERLDLRVLDGVPSFQKYANNSLNPKYSTRVRLNETRLVVELPDDYLKDTEYVMTNVDTYVAGESESKWVDRTGWRRIVL, from the coding sequence ATGAAAAGATTTAAGCGCCTGGGCGCTCTCTGTGTCGCCCTCGCCGTAGTCCTTACCGCCTTACCCTTCGCCGCGCCCGGCTGCGCCGCCTCGCCGGTGCTTAACGACCCCGCTTCCATACGCACCGGCCTAAAGCTAGGGCGCCGCGACCGTCTGCTTATCGTCGCGCCTCATCCGGACGACGAGGCTTTGAGTTCGGCCGGTTTGATACAAAAGGCGCTCGACCTTAAGATTCCAGTCAAGGTTGTGCTAATGACAAATGGTGACGGCTACAAAAAGGCGGCTGTTGTCGACCTTAAAGATCCCGATCCGACGGCCGGTGATTTTCAGAAACTGGGCGGCGAGCGTCACAACGAGACCATTGCCGCGATGAGCCGTCTTGGCCTGGCGCGCAAGGACATCTATTTTCTGTGCTACCCTGACGGCGGTTTGGAGGCGATGTTCACTAGGAATTGGGACTACGGTTGCGCTCGCGAGGGCAGAAACGGCTGTGATACGGCGCCCTACACCTTCTCATATGAGAAGCAGGCGCAGTATTGCGGACAAAACGTCGTCAAGAACCTGCAATCCATCCTGTCAGACTTCAAACCGACGACAATAGTCTTTCCGGGCGCCGAGGATATCCACCACGACCATTGGGCCGCAAACGCGTTCATCGAGTACACGATAACAATGATGAGATACCGATGCCGGGCCTTTACATATCTGGTGCATAGGGGGAAAACCTGGCCTCAGCCAACCTATTTCTCGCCTAGAGATTATCTGCTGCCGCCGCTCGCGTTAACCGATAGCGACGCGCACTGGTTCAAAATACCCTTAACGGCGGCCGAGGAATCCAATAAGATGAAGGCGGTTGCCTGCTATAAAAGCCAGCTTAAATTGACTGCCGGCTATTTGGAGTCGTTTATCAGAAGAAACGAACTTGTCGCGGTGTACCCTGATATATTGATCGAGCCGCTTAAAAAAGAGCCGGACTTTTTTACCCATCCGGCGCTTCACGGGCGGGTCATGATCGATCCTCCGCTTGACACTTTCTTAAACGACCTCGCTCCATTCGGTGACATTCGCAGCGTCGGTTTTGCTTATAACACGCGTAAACTCTGGTTCACGGTCGACACCCAGGCGGGCATCCACAAAGGTGTAACCTATGCTTTCCATATGAGAATATTTAAGAAGGACAAGATCGAGCGACTTGATCTCCGTGTTCTTGACGGCGTTCCGTCCTTCCAGAAATATGCCAACAACAGCCTGAACCCCAAATACTCGACGCGCGTTCGGTTGAACGAAACGCGGCTTGTGGTAGAGCTACCCGACGATTATCTGAAAGACACGGAATACGTCATGACCAACGTGGATACCTACGTAGCCGGAGAAAGTGAGTCCAAGTGGGTTGACCGTACCGGCTGGCGGCGTATCGTACTCTAA
- a CDS encoding glucosaminidase domain-containing protein, protein MVCLIIIPRTAFAADGYTVNSNLRHNPGVSAAQLDGYVRSVYPSSPLVGLGSAWINAGARYNIDPVYLMAHAILESGWGFSWISDNKYNLYGWGAYDRDPGGMAWAYSSYDAGINDIAANISAMYLTQTGEYYTPFGPTLRGMNVHYATSKTWADSIAEIMNEFAGGVSAYRYPPPYREYDAAYSRVDVPSVMQPGTSQTAIIKVANGGDAAWQPGDEFKLQFQLIDFAGRIAQIFYVDVPVEIKSGQSALISIPVSAPAAVGLYTMRFDMSRGGAVFYSQAGISPLSSGLTIVPKSLYYQAEVRGLSLPDTVYAGTMFKPTVEVTNTSESTWPDSVTSFGYQWIDLTTGQAAGTSASAGTIPGRVFPGQTVQVPLEIRTPEKPGRYLFKASPVDSGTTWFLSNGSPGYSAIVDVSPEYGASYRVIGDIEPLLAATPKTIYVTVTNASRMTWVAGGAVKLSYSFSDSGDHEGYSAPERLSQDVRPGESVTLPVELTPPPTGGPYSLSLDLSYRDQGWFSDFGVPVFRQNVSVGYDLRVAYEEAETGSVTVGHYTSVRLKVTNTSKMVWPAGGRLKAAYRIGFQPGRAGYIVAAPLKSSVKPEESAVLEFTISDPPEAGIYYLSFDLYLDGAGWFSVNGNPTPSRLIIVD, encoded by the coding sequence TTGGTCTGTCTTATTATTATTCCTCGAACGGCTTTCGCCGCTGACGGCTATACCGTTAACAGCAACCTGCGCCACAATCCGGGCGTTTCCGCGGCCCAGCTTGACGGTTATGTCAGGAGCGTTTACCCGTCCAGTCCTCTGGTCGGACTGGGAAGCGCTTGGATAAACGCGGGAGCAAGGTACAACATCGACCCTGTCTATCTTATGGCCCATGCCATTCTGGAATCCGGCTGGGGTTTCAGCTGGATTTCCGACAACAAGTATAACCTTTACGGCTGGGGCGCTTATGACAGGGACCCCGGAGGCATGGCCTGGGCGTACAGCTCATACGATGCCGGCATCAACGACATCGCCGCCAATATCAGCGCCATGTATCTTACTCAGACCGGCGAGTACTATACCCCCTTCGGCCCGACGCTCAGGGGAATGAACGTGCACTACGCCACCAGCAAGACTTGGGCCGACAGCATCGCCGAGATAATGAACGAGTTTGCCGGCGGAGTATCCGCCTATCGTTATCCCCCTCCTTATCGCGAGTACGACGCCGCTTACTCTAGAGTCGACGTTCCGTCAGTAATGCAGCCCGGAACCTCCCAAACGGCGATTATTAAGGTCGCTAACGGCGGCGACGCCGCTTGGCAACCTGGCGACGAGTTCAAGCTACAGTTCCAGCTGATTGATTTCGCCGGCCGAATCGCGCAGATCTTCTATGTTGACGTACCTGTCGAGATTAAGTCCGGGCAGTCCGCGCTGATCTCGATACCAGTCTCCGCGCCCGCGGCGGTCGGCCTCTACACGATGCGTTTCGACATGTCCCGAGGCGGGGCTGTTTTCTACTCTCAGGCCGGCATCTCGCCGCTATCCTCCGGTCTCACAATCGTACCGAAAAGCCTCTATTATCAAGCCGAGGTACGCGGACTTTCCCTTCCTGATACCGTATACGCCGGTACGATGTTTAAACCCACCGTCGAGGTCACAAATACGAGCGAGTCGACCTGGCCTGATTCAGTGACATCGTTCGGCTATCAGTGGATCGATTTGACGACGGGTCAAGCGGCTGGAACCAGCGCGTCCGCCGGAACGATTCCCGGCCGCGTTTTCCCCGGTCAAACGGTTCAGGTTCCTTTGGAGATAAGAACGCCGGAAAAGCCCGGCCGTTACCTGTTCAAAGCCTCGCCGGTAGATAGCGGCACAACCTGGTTCCTATCCAACGGCAGCCCCGGTTACTCCGCCATCGTCGACGTCTCGCCCGAATATGGGGCCTCCTATCGCGTTATCGGGGATATCGAGCCCCTGCTGGCCGCTACGCCCAAGACGATATATGTAACGGTTACGAACGCTTCCAGGATGACCTGGGTGGCCGGCGGCGCGGTTAAGCTATCGTATAGTTTCTCGGATTCAGGCGACCACGAAGGTTATTCAGCGCCCGAACGTCTTAGCCAAGATGTCCGTCCGGGCGAGTCGGTGACGTTGCCTGTCGAACTGACGCCGCCTCCTACAGGCGGTCCATATTCTCTTTCTCTCGACCTTAGTTATCGCGACCAGGGCTGGTTTTCTGATTTCGGGGTGCCCGTATTCAGACAAAACGTATCGGTCGGCTATGACTTGCGCGTCGCCTACGAAGAGGCGGAAACGGGAAGCGTAACGGTCGGCCATTATACTTCAGTCAGGCTTAAGGTCACCAACACCTCAAAGATGGTCTGGCCGGCCGGAGGGCGCCTTAAAGCCGCCTATAGAATCGGTTTTCAGCCGGGCCGCGCCGGCTACATAGTGGCCGCTCCGCTTAAGAGCAGCGTCAAGCCGGAGGAGTCAGCCGTACTTGAGTTTACGATCAGCGATCCCCCGGAGGCCGGAATTTACTATCTTTCTTTCGACCTTTATCTGGACGGCGCAGGTTGGTTCTCCGTCAACGGTAATCCGACCCCTTCCAGGCTTATCATCGTAGACTGA
- a CDS encoding PadR family transcriptional regulator produces the protein MASQTQAMLNLNETALLGLLADKARYGYELDKIIKEKYMREWTDIAFSSIYAILKALEDKGCLVSSAEIAGNRVRRHYSITRQGRKILRGSTMNLLSEPSKTSDSLMAGLANMSLLSDEDIKQALARRAGTLKTQLSYIDEVGKDRRGKDKAYFEALVVRTKGRVAGELSFVEEFLGAASERKPSKEATVESAKEAGPEVSPVPPLTETMTEAKSKASIKVEKEDRKETLF, from the coding sequence TTGGCCAGTCAAACCCAGGCGATGCTTAACCTGAACGAAACCGCTTTGTTGGGACTGTTGGCGGACAAAGCGCGATATGGCTACGAACTGGACAAGATCATCAAGGAAAAATACATGAGGGAATGGACGGACATCGCGTTCTCCTCGATTTACGCCATCTTGAAAGCGCTTGAAGATAAGGGCTGCCTGGTCAGCTCGGCGGAAATCGCGGGAAACCGCGTCCGGCGGCACTATTCGATAACAAGACAAGGAAGAAAGATACTCAGGGGCTCGACAATGAACCTGCTCTCGGAGCCGTCAAAAACATCGGATTCCCTGATGGCGGGGCTGGCGAATATGAGCCTACTGTCAGATGAGGACATAAAGCAGGCCCTGGCTAGAAGGGCGGGAACCCTTAAGACGCAGCTAAGTTATATTGATGAGGTTGGAAAGGACAGGCGTGGAAAAGACAAAGCATATTTCGAGGCGCTGGTTGTCCGAACCAAAGGTCGCGTTGCCGGGGAGCTGAGTTTCGTGGAGGAATTTCTGGGAGCAGCGTCCGAGCGAAAGCCGTCCAAGGAAGCAACGGTCGAATCCGCGAAAGAAGCCGGGCCCGAAGTGTCACCGGTACCGCCATTGACAGAGACAATGACTGAAGCTAAATCCAAAGCCTCAATAAAAGTTGAAAAAGAGGATCGCAAAGAAACCCTTTTCTAA
- a CDS encoding DUF5661 family protein, with protein sequence MTKRVFTTEQAKAVGEELGVDWSKWDIEQFRMGMDVELEHGTVDPRTNITDDDPIMTGKIALAHLNEFSDYYTRLYKMEKEADEFWGIED encoded by the coding sequence ATGACGAAGAGGGTTTTTACCACCGAACAAGCCAAGGCAGTCGGTGAGGAGTTAGGCGTCGACTGGAGCAAATGGGATATCGAGCAGTTTAGAATGGGCATGGATGTCGAGTTGGAACACGGCACAGTGGATCCCCGCACCAACATCACCGACGACGATCCGATCATGACCGGTAAAATCGCCCTGGCGCATCTAAACGAGTTCTCCGATTACTATACGAGGCTATACAAGATGGAAAAGGAAGCGGACGAGTTTTGGGGGATCGAAGATTAG
- a CDS encoding MBL fold metallo-hydrolase RNA specificity domain-containing protein produces MNFKTQGLFYEEFLKPRTSTHGLHDLFFTGILPEIGGIYREDLIIRDDLARAKTINAQAVFLSHAHVDHIGMVSSLDASIPLYASRMTACVSKALQDSGRGLLEEEYAYAALRRYDMAKGILCKDKSDPCICREYRLVDGDNGRTGAFLATSFSAKKELVPAITESSSGSIGEITFEAIPVDHSVYGATAYSFDFNGNRLVYTGDFRLHGLDHGLSKAFVERLSALKPDFLVVEGTNVASQKVSAVGESNVTESMVMDNCLKAVKNAAGELVVADFGPRNIERLEIFLSIANETRRRLVVTEKDIFTLHAMAQADSRIDSLLGDASLALYHREKGGYPKGWQKAVAELYSAMRVEPEVIRRNQGDFILAFGFFDISEIIDIDPVGGIYIYSTCEAFNEEMAIDVRRLSNWIKRFGLKPIGLEFLNGDKGPEIENVRGYHASGHVSQKELTELLANVKPGCVIPVHTEHPEMFVDLVAGSSKVVLPEHGKPISLS; encoded by the coding sequence ATGAATTTTAAGACTCAGGGCCTGTTTTATGAAGAATTTCTAAAGCCACGAACCTCGACACATGGTCTGCATGATTTATTTTTTACCGGAATACTGCCAGAAATCGGTGGAATCTATCGCGAAGACCTTATCATCCGCGACGACCTTGCCAGGGCTAAAACCATCAACGCACAAGCAGTCTTCTTATCTCACGCACATGTTGATCATATCGGCATGGTTAGCAGTCTTGATGCGTCAATTCCATTGTATGCGTCTCGGATGACAGCCTGTGTGTCAAAAGCGCTTCAGGACTCGGGGCGGGGGCTATTGGAAGAAGAGTACGCATATGCGGCGCTGCGCCGCTATGATATGGCCAAAGGAATACTCTGTAAAGATAAGTCAGACCCATGCATATGCCGGGAGTATCGCCTTGTAGACGGTGACAACGGCAGGACGGGCGCCTTCCTGGCGACATCGTTCTCGGCAAAGAAAGAACTGGTTCCCGCAATAACGGAAAGTTCCTCAGGGTCGATTGGCGAGATAACGTTCGAGGCGATTCCGGTAGACCATTCTGTATACGGCGCAACAGCATATTCTTTTGATTTCAACGGCAATCGGCTAGTGTACACCGGGGATTTTCGTTTACACGGTTTAGACCATGGGTTGAGCAAAGCGTTCGTAGAGAGGCTCTCAGCATTGAAACCGGATTTCTTGGTCGTCGAAGGAACCAACGTAGCTAGTCAAAAAGTCAGTGCTGTCGGTGAATCCAATGTCACAGAGAGTATGGTTATGGACAACTGCCTGAAGGCCGTAAAAAATGCAGCGGGTGAACTTGTCGTGGCTGATTTCGGGCCAAGAAATATTGAGAGGCTAGAAATATTCTTAAGTATCGCGAATGAAACCAGAAGACGACTTGTTGTTACTGAAAAAGACATATTTACCCTGCACGCGATGGCGCAGGCTGATAGCCGCATAGACTCGCTTCTTGGAGATGCCTCGCTAGCCTTATATCATCGCGAGAAAGGCGGATATCCGAAAGGCTGGCAGAAAGCCGTCGCGGAATTATACAGTGCGATGAGAGTCGAACCGGAAGTAATTCGAAGGAATCAAGGCGACTTCATTCTGGCCTTCGGATTTTTTGACATATCAGAAATCATCGATATTGATCCGGTAGGAGGCATATATATTTATTCGACATGCGAAGCGTTTAACGAAGAAATGGCTATTGACGTAAGGCGGTTGTCTAATTGGATAAAAAGGTTCGGCCTTAAACCGATTGGTTTAGAGTTTCTCAACGGCGACAAGGGTCCCGAGATAGAAAATGTTCGCGGATATCACGCTTCGGGACATGTTTCTCAGAAAGAACTTACAGAATTGCTGGCTAATGTTAAGCCTGGTTGCGTCATTCCTGTTCACACAGAACATCCGGAGATGTTCGTTGATTTGGTTGCGGGATCGTCAAAGGTTGTTTTGCCAGAACATGGTAAGCCAATTTCATTGTCCTAG